The proteins below are encoded in one region of Aspergillus nidulans FGSC A4 chromosome III:
- a CDS encoding TatD family hydrolase (transcript_id=CADANIAT00005432), whose protein sequence is MSASEAPASSLRYADVAVTFTADQFKGIYRGGKAYHEPDIAEVIQRAKEYGCEKIMLTTMSLPLAHENLALVRQFPETCTMTLGVHPYHAKEIYVSEASGAGGRTTADGARYLQELRNFARTILAEQGVAGESPLVAFGEIGLDYEYITRSDKATQQRAFRDQLAIAVELQLPLFLHVRESCADFISIIKPFLADLPRRGLVHSFAGTKEEMIQLTALGFDISVNGICFRTEEQLEMVRSIPLDKLQLETDAPWCEIQEGDDRIKQYLEGARSLPGSRKHGKFRLGEMVKGRNESCTIERVAMVVAGLKGIEVAEVATAAWENSVRMFGLGVKS, encoded by the exons ATGTCAGCCTCAGAAGCACCGGCTTCATCCCTCCGCTATGCTGAT GTAGCCGTCACTTTCACAGCGGACCAATTCAAAGGTATCTATCGTGGGGGTAAGGCCTATCACGAGCCTGACATTGCGGAAGTCATACAACGCGCAAAAGAATATGGCTGCGAAAAGATCATGCTAACAACAATGTCTCTGCCCCTCGCGCATGAGAATTTGGCCCTAGTCCGCCAATTCCCAGAGACATGCACCATGACACTTGGTGTACATCCTTACCATGCAAAAGAAATCTATGTCtctgaagcttcaggagcCGGCGGCAGAACCACTGCCGATGGCGCCAGGTACCTTCAGGAACTCCGGAATTTCGCTAGAACTATCCTCGCAGAGCAAGGCGTTGCAGGCGAGTCTCCGCTCGTTGCCTTTGGGGAGATAGGTTTGGACTACGAATATATTACACGTTCGGACAAGGCTACGCAGCAGCGCGCTTTTCGAGACCAGCTGGCTATTGCGGTCGAGCTTCAACTGCCTTTATTCCTGCACGTGCGGGAGTCCTGTGCCGATTTCATCTCAATCATTAAACCCTTTTTGGCGGATCTCCCACGTCGAGGCCTCGTGCACTCCTTTGCTGGAACAAAGGAGGAAATGATTCAACTCACAGCTCTTGGGTTCGATATTAGCGTGAACGGTATCTGTTTTCGTACTGAGGAGCAATTGGAAATGGTCCGGTCTATTCCTCTGGATAAGCTGCAGCTGGAAACTGATGCGCCATGGTGTGAAATTCAGGAAGGAGATGACAGGATCAAGCAGTACCTGGAGGGTGCCAGGTCGCTTCCAGGGAGCAGAAAACACGGGAAGTTTCGGTTAGGCGAAATGGTAAAAGGGAGGAATGAAAGCTGTACGATTGAAAGAGTCGCCATGGTTGTTGCAGGGTTGAAGGGGATCGAGGTTGCAGAGGTCGCGACGGCTGCTTGGGAAAACAGTGTTAGAATGTTTGGGTTGGGTGTGAAGTCTTAG